A stretch of the Thiocystis violascens DSM 198 genome encodes the following:
- a CDS encoding IS5 family transposase: MSKAGRPPKIHEAEQAVLRQIVTDRPTSTLSEIARELAARTGIEAHEATIRKSLREAGVTRLRGESGLEAQARATPRRYGYTDAHRRHDPDQSYPSCLTDAEWDLVAALFEMPGGRGQPPRVSRRSILEACCYVVRTGCAWRMLPHDFAPWQNVYKTFRRWSAAGKFEQMHDRLRGQWREREGREIAPTAAVLDAQSTRGSPQGGPSGFDAGKQVKGRKRSLVVDTLGFVLAVSVVAANLQDRDAASGAVADAAAKYPQINTLFVDSAYAGQFAQTTEQTHAIRVEVVRHPANKSVGSWHVDGAPDRVVIANADGFVPLPKRWVVERTHAWNERARRLIMHHDRLPAVSETWVWLAEARILLRRLTTTV; this comes from the coding sequence ATGTCGAAAGCTGGTCGTCCCCCCAAGATTCACGAGGCGGAGCAAGCGGTATTGCGTCAAATTGTCACGGATCGCCCGACCTCCACGCTGTCAGAGATTGCCCGGGAACTCGCGGCACGGACGGGAATCGAGGCTCATGAAGCAACGATTCGCAAGTCCTTGCGGGAGGCGGGCGTCACGCGCCTCCGGGGCGAGAGTGGTCTCGAGGCGCAAGCGCGCGCAACGCCGCGTCGGTATGGGTATACGGATGCGCATCGTCGCCACGACCCCGACCAAAGCTACCCAAGTTGTCTGACCGATGCGGAGTGGGACTTGGTCGCCGCTCTCTTTGAGATGCCGGGCGGGCGGGGTCAACCGCCCCGCGTGTCGCGCCGGAGCATCCTGGAGGCGTGTTGCTACGTGGTGCGCACGGGGTGCGCGTGGCGGATGCTGCCGCACGATTTCGCGCCTTGGCAGAATGTCTACAAGACGTTTCGCCGTTGGAGTGCGGCTGGGAAGTTTGAGCAGATGCATGATCGACTGCGGGGGCAATGGCGCGAACGCGAGGGGCGTGAGATCGCGCCGACGGCGGCGGTGCTGGATGCGCAATCGACCCGCGGCTCGCCGCAGGGTGGACCGAGCGGCTTTGATGCGGGCAAGCAGGTCAAGGGGCGCAAGCGCAGCCTGGTGGTCGATACCTTGGGGTTCGTGTTGGCGGTGAGCGTGGTCGCGGCCAATCTTCAGGACCGCGATGCCGCCTCGGGCGCCGTCGCTGACGCGGCCGCCAAGTACCCCCAGATCAACACGCTGTTTGTCGATAGCGCCTACGCCGGTCAATTTGCCCAAACCACCGAGCAGACCCACGCGATCCGCGTGGAAGTCGTGCGCCATCCAGCCAACAAAAGCGTTGGCTCCTGGCACGTGGACGGGGCGCCTGACCGAGTGGTGATCGCCAACGCCGACGGCTTCGTTCCGCTGCCGAAGCGCTGGGTTGTCGAGCGCACCCATGCGTGGAATGAGCGTGCCCGTCGATTGATCATGCATCATGACCGTCTGCCAGCGGTCTCCGAAACCTGGGTTTGGCTGGCGGAGGCGCGCATCCTGCTGCGGCGGTTGACCACAACGGTTTGA
- a CDS encoding putative bifunctional diguanylate cyclase/phosphodiesterase, producing the protein MAASGLSRPLMEAGAEIAATVMRTGCAHHEPDLTTRASALRGSLIVLPVATTAFGMGALAVWSREPFRFQQWHENLLGLHCDVLSLALGQRGILGTAAFEPMPQSINPGTNPGAVEADDATPVAPAIADPLADPGERTLDPLTGLLDRSAFEARLQDLLDGGQPPRQPMYLIYLDIDRFRLIRDYGGDQAADRVIRIIADILRRHAGHEIALGRLGGDEFGVVVDLHTLEEAVAMAQRLIHTVDAQRMSHAGQPFDISISIGLAAIGSGWRSGSLALRQARDACRVARHQGGGAIQVYSKALNRQRRLKDDGRMLNHLTGALKENRLRLFAQPIAPASSGAKDAATEAVLYEVLLRMHDQHGNLHGAGVFLPLAERYGLSVKLDRWVVRETFRLLSATTGASLERTVFTVNLSGHSIDDHRLLDFITEQFAATGLSPGRICFEITETAAISDIDAAKHFIRVLKDIGCKFALDDFGSGHSSFLYLRDLEVDYLKIDGNLVREITRDPVSLAFVRSIDDIGKIMGKQTIAEYVEDDQVLEAIVEIGIDFAQGYWIGAPEPLERWLS; encoded by the coding sequence GTGGCTGCCTCCGGGCTGTCCCGGCCCCTCATGGAAGCCGGCGCGGAGATCGCGGCCACCGTGATGCGCACGGGTTGCGCCCATCACGAGCCCGATCTGACCACGCGAGCGAGCGCGCTGCGCGGGAGTCTGATCGTCCTGCCGGTCGCCACCACGGCCTTTGGGATGGGCGCCTTGGCGGTTTGGAGCCGCGAACCGTTCCGCTTCCAGCAATGGCACGAGAATCTGCTCGGGCTCCATTGCGACGTGCTGTCACTCGCCCTGGGCCAGCGCGGCATTCTGGGGACCGCCGCGTTCGAGCCGATGCCGCAGTCGATCAATCCAGGCACAAACCCTGGGGCCGTCGAAGCGGATGACGCAACGCCAGTCGCGCCCGCGATCGCCGACCCGCTGGCGGATCCAGGCGAACGTACGCTCGATCCCCTGACCGGGCTGTTGGATCGGTCCGCCTTCGAAGCGAGACTGCAAGATCTGCTCGACGGCGGACAGCCCCCGAGACAGCCGATGTATCTGATCTATCTGGACATCGATCGCTTTCGTCTGATCCGCGACTACGGCGGCGATCAGGCCGCCGATCGGGTGATTCGGATCATCGCCGATATCCTGCGTCGTCACGCGGGACACGAGATCGCGCTGGGCCGGCTGGGCGGCGACGAATTCGGTGTCGTCGTCGATCTGCACACCCTGGAAGAAGCCGTGGCCATGGCGCAACGTCTGATTCATACCGTGGACGCGCAACGGATGTCGCATGCCGGTCAGCCCTTCGACATCAGCATCAGCATCGGGCTCGCCGCCATCGGGAGCGGATGGCGTTCGGGCAGCCTCGCGCTGCGGCAGGCACGCGATGCCTGCCGGGTCGCGCGACATCAGGGCGGAGGCGCGATTCAGGTCTACAGCAAGGCCCTCAACCGGCAACGACGCCTCAAGGACGATGGCCGGATGCTCAACCATCTGACCGGCGCCCTCAAAGAAAACCGTCTGCGCCTGTTCGCGCAACCCATCGCGCCCGCGTCCTCGGGCGCGAAGGATGCGGCGACCGAGGCTGTCCTCTATGAAGTCCTGCTGCGGATGCACGATCAACACGGAAACCTTCATGGCGCCGGCGTGTTCCTCCCGCTCGCGGAACGCTATGGGCTCTCGGTCAAGCTGGATCGCTGGGTCGTCCGCGAAACCTTTCGTCTGCTGAGTGCCACGACAGGCGCCAGCCTGGAGCGGACCGTGTTCACGGTAAACCTGTCGGGACATTCCATCGACGATCACCGTCTGCTGGACTTCATCACCGAGCAATTTGCCGCCACCGGGTTGTCACCTGGCCGGATCTGTTTCGAGATCACCGAGACCGCCGCCATCTCGGACATCGACGCGGCCAAGCATTTCATCCGCGTCTTGAAAGACATCGGCTGCAAGTTTGCCCTGGACGACTTCGGCAGTGGCCATTCGTCCTTCCTCTATCTGCGCGATCTGGAGGTCGACTATCTGAAGATCGACGGCAATCTGGTGCGCGAGATCACCCGCGACCCGGTCAGCCTGGCCTTCGTGCGCTCGATCGACGACATCGGCAAGATCATGGGTAAACAGACGATCGCGGAATATGTCGAGGACGATCAGGTTCTTGAAGCGATCGTCGAGATCGGCATCGACTTCGCCCAGGGATACTGGATCGGCGCGCCAGAGCCGCTCGAACGCTGGCTGTCCTGA
- a CDS encoding IS5 family transposase: MSKAGRPPKIHEAEQAVLRQIVTDRPTSTLSEIARELAARTGIEAHEATIRKSLREAGVTRLRGESGLEAQARATPRRYGYTDAHRRHDPDQSYPSCLTDAEWDLVAALFEMPGGRGQPPRVSRRSILEACCYVVRTGCAWRMLPHDFAPWQNVYKTFRRWSAAGKFEQMHDRLRGQWREREGREIAPTAAVLDAQSTRGSPQGGPSGFDAGKQVKGRKRSLVVDTLGFVLAVSVVAANLQDRDAASGAVADAAAKYPQINTLFVDSAYAGQFAQTTEQTHAIRVEVVRHPANKSVGSWHVDGAPDRVVIANADGFVPLPKRWVVERTHAWNERARRLIMHHDRLPAVSETWVWLAEARILLRRLTTTV; this comes from the coding sequence ATGTCGAAAGCTGGTCGTCCCCCCAAGATTCACGAGGCGGAGCAAGCGGTATTGCGTCAAATTGTCACGGATCGCCCGACCTCCACGCTGTCAGAGATTGCCCGGGAACTCGCGGCACGGACGGGAATCGAGGCTCATGAAGCCACGATTCGCAAGTCCTTGCGGGAGGCGGGCGTCACGCGCCTCCGGGGCGAGAGTGGTCTCGAGGCGCAAGCGCGCGCAACGCCGCGTCGGTATGGGTATACGGATGCGCATCGTCGCCACGACCCCGACCAAAGCTACCCAAGTTGTCTGACCGATGCGGAGTGGGACTTGGTCGCCGCTCTCTTTGAGATGCCGGGCGGGCGGGGTCAACCGCCCCGCGTGTCGCGCCGGAGCATCCTGGAGGCGTGTTGCTACGTGGTGCGCACGGGGTGCGCGTGGCGGATGCTGCCGCACGATTTCGCGCCTTGGCAGAATGTCTACAAGACGTTTCGCCGTTGGAGTGCGGCTGGGAAGTTTGAGCAGATGCATGATCGACTGCGGGGGCAATGGCGCGAACGCGAGGGGCGTGAGATCGCGCCGACGGCGGCGGTGCTGGATGCGCAATCGACCCGCGGCTCGCCGCAGGGTGGACCGAGCGGCTTTGATGCGGGCAAGCAGGTCAAGGGGCGCAAGCGCAGCCTGGTGGTCGATACCTTGGGGTTCGTGTTGGCGGTGAGCGTGGTCGCGGCCAATCTTCAGGACCGCGATGCCGCCTCGGGCGCCGTCGCTGACGCGGCCGCCAAGTACCCCCAGATCAACACGCTGTTTGTCGATAGCGCCTACGCCGGTCAATTTGCCCAAACCACCGAGCAGACCCACGCGATCCGCGTGGAAGTCGTGCGCCATCCAGCCAACAAAAGCGTTGGCTCCTGGCACGTGGACGGGGCGCCTGACCGAGTGGTGATCGCCAACGCCGACGGCTTCGTTCCGCTGCCGAAGCGCTGGGTTGTCGAGCGCACCCATGCGTGGAATGAGCGTGCCCGTCGATTGATCATGCATCATGACCGTCTGCCAGCGGTCTCCGAAACCTGGGTTTGGCTGGCGGAGGCGCGCATCCTGCTGCGGCGGTTGACCACAACGGTTTGA
- a CDS encoding cation diffusion facilitator family transporter translates to MRIESVMRLRSELEARLLRLSVVATLVIAGLGVLAGLWARSPAILFDGFFALIDAAITWLTLKVARLVAIRGDDRRFQYGFWHLEPLVIALKASVLIVLVAYAFLSAVNSLLKGGYQPQFGVALGYAVLVTLISFGIWWWMRRQADRLDSGLVRLDVKAWLLSALMTSALLIAFAAALMLRGTAAEDWIRFIDPAALALIALVLLPLPLREARESFSEILMISPPDDDARVRAAMSDFIRRHGFLDYRSYVSKTGRACFIEISVLVPPDLCLPVTGIDALRTEIGAALGDAGPDRWLTIVFTADPTQL, encoded by the coding sequence ATGCGGATTGAATCTGTCATGCGGTTGCGCAGCGAGTTGGAGGCCCGGTTACTGCGGCTTTCCGTCGTGGCGACCCTCGTCATCGCGGGACTCGGCGTCCTGGCGGGACTCTGGGCGCGTTCGCCCGCGATCCTCTTCGATGGTTTTTTTGCCCTGATCGACGCGGCCATCACCTGGCTGACGCTGAAGGTCGCCAGACTGGTTGCCATCCGCGGCGACGATCGTCGCTTTCAGTATGGCTTCTGGCACCTGGAGCCCCTGGTCATCGCGCTGAAGGCATCGGTGCTCATCGTCTTGGTGGCTTACGCCTTTCTGAGCGCGGTGAACAGTCTCCTCAAGGGCGGTTATCAGCCTCAGTTCGGCGTTGCGCTGGGCTATGCGGTGCTGGTCACCCTGATCTCGTTTGGGATCTGGTGGTGGATGAGGCGTCAGGCCGACCGCCTCGACTCGGGCCTGGTGCGGCTGGATGTCAAGGCTTGGCTGCTCTCGGCACTGATGACGAGCGCGCTGCTGATCGCGTTCGCCGCCGCGCTGATGCTGCGCGGGACCGCGGCCGAGGACTGGATTCGTTTTATCGATCCCGCCGCGCTCGCGCTCATTGCGCTGGTTCTGCTGCCGTTGCCATTGCGCGAGGCGCGCGAATCCTTCAGCGAGATTCTGATGATCAGTCCGCCCGACGACGACGCGCGGGTGCGCGCGGCGATGTCGGACTTCATTCGCCGCCACGGCTTTCTGGACTATCGCAGTTATGTTTCCAAGACGGGTCGCGCGTGCTTCATCGAGATTTCGGTGCTGGTGCCACCCGACCTCTGTCTACCGGTGACCGGAATTGACGCCCTGCGCACCGAAATTGGCGCGGCGCTTGGCGACGCCGGACCGGATCGCTGGCTCACCATCGTGTTCACCGCCGATCCGACGCAGTTGTAA
- a CDS encoding DUF6268 family outer membrane beta-barrel protein → MSMRVTFHSALVLTTVILTGSAAAQAPANFSYSISPLLHTESDLDGGGEAGFAGVLTTFGRFWTLDPQSSLGVRLHADYEDWRFDRVGGFGGVEPWGQLYRFGLSAPYSYMTDDGWRLSVTPTVEYSGESSANFSDALEYGATVSAARRIRPDLTLGLGVGAFARIEETSLFPFLIVDWRITDRLRLSNPFLAGPAGPAGLEMSYALNAGWEAGVGASYRSYRHRLDEDGPFAGGVGENRYIPVYLRLGRDLSETLKLSLYAGVATSATLRVEDANGNRLHEEDQDPAAMLGLSLIGRF, encoded by the coding sequence ATGTCCATGCGCGTTACGTTTCATAGCGCACTCGTCCTGACGACAGTCATCCTGACTGGAAGCGCCGCCGCTCAAGCGCCGGCAAATTTCAGCTATTCCATCTCGCCGCTCCTGCATACCGAGAGCGATCTCGACGGCGGTGGCGAGGCGGGTTTCGCGGGCGTGCTCACCACGTTCGGACGTTTCTGGACGCTCGATCCGCAGTCGTCGCTGGGTGTGCGATTGCACGCCGACTACGAGGACTGGCGCTTCGACCGGGTAGGCGGTTTCGGCGGCGTCGAACCGTGGGGCCAGCTCTACCGGTTCGGTCTGTCCGCTCCATACAGTTACATGACCGATGATGGCTGGCGCTTGAGCGTGACCCCGACGGTCGAATATTCGGGCGAGTCCAGCGCGAACTTCTCCGATGCGCTGGAGTACGGGGCGACGGTCTCGGCGGCGCGTCGCATTCGTCCCGATCTGACCTTGGGATTGGGCGTCGGCGCCTTCGCGCGCATTGAGGAAACCAGCCTGTTCCCCTTTCTGATCGTCGACTGGCGCATCACCGATCGCCTGCGCCTGTCGAATCCCTTTCTGGCCGGTCCGGCGGGACCGGCTGGACTGGAGATGTCCTACGCGCTGAACGCGGGCTGGGAAGCGGGTGTCGGCGCGTCCTATCGTTCTTATCGCCATCGTCTGGACGAGGACGGCCCCTTCGCCGGCGGCGTTGGCGAGAATCGCTACATTCCCGTGTATCTGCGCCTCGGCCGGGATCTGTCGGAGACGTTGAAATTGAGCCTCTATGCGGGGGTGGCGACCAGTGCAACCTTGCGTGTCGAGGACGCCAACGGCAACCGCCTGCATGAAGAGGATCAGGATCCGGCGGCCATGCTGGGCCTGTCCCTGATCGGTCGCTTTTAA
- a CDS encoding alkyl/aryl-sulfatase, whose translation MKARPIARIALLIAASALPLGLALGTETTPAAATQDQTFTLKRGENLSGICSGIRAAGVAISTPDCVKQILFVNRQWFDQNFGYVWKDAAAVNLDSAVRLWAGVPYRMPAELVQANLQAHSVDDAPIAAAGAPVTFLHPGHFDPKGKPPSPFTIEVIKQAREALPFSDTRDFDENNKGLIAPMKDLQIMADAGHVAWDMEQYQFIDQQGDFDSIHPSLHRIAKLNNNYGLYEVVPGFYQVRGLDLAQISFVRGKRGWIALDPLVSAETARAGLKLLQEHIGEGRPVTAVIYSHDHADHWGGVRGIVEEADVRAGKVEIIAPDGFMEALVSENVFAGNAMNRRLFYQYGTLLPRSPYGYVSQGLGQGVSSGAVGLIAPTRFITKPIEEITVDGVKMVFQLTPNTEAPTEMNTWFPDTKVLWMAENVMAGLHNIYTLRGAPVRNALNWSKYLNQSLHLFGTQAEVMFAAHHWPRWGNDRIQDVLRAQRDLYANLNNQVLHLANQGVTINEIHNVYELPKSLQQNWYTRGYHGSPEHNSRGVIQRFLGFWDANPATLIPLSPSDSAPLYVEMMGGADKILARGRQLIDEGAYLYANEILNKLVQAEPQNQTAKELLADSFEQFGYQQENPGLRNSFLAGAYELRNGIPQGEIAQTAGADTIRAMSTGLWLDFLGIRMDSRQAEGMRYTINLITPDNGEKYLIELENATLTNIQGFQADKPDLTLTINRSDLEQTMMGLKTLRAQVEAGTAEATGDIDILDKIAATMVDFDPRFEILPGTKAREAEGEPADPFKVEVGNPIAE comes from the coding sequence ATGAAAGCTCGACCGATTGCCCGAATCGCCTTGCTGATCGCCGCCTCGGCGTTGCCGCTGGGTCTCGCGCTGGGGACTGAAACAACCCCCGCCGCCGCCACCCAGGACCAGACCTTTACCCTGAAGCGGGGCGAAAACCTGTCCGGGATCTGCTCCGGCATTCGGGCCGCGGGCGTCGCGATCTCGACGCCTGATTGCGTCAAGCAAATCCTGTTCGTCAACCGGCAGTGGTTCGATCAGAACTTCGGCTATGTCTGGAAGGATGCCGCCGCCGTCAACCTCGACTCGGCGGTGCGGCTCTGGGCCGGCGTTCCCTATCGGATGCCGGCGGAACTGGTCCAGGCCAATCTTCAGGCGCACAGCGTCGACGACGCGCCAATCGCCGCGGCGGGAGCGCCGGTCACTTTCCTCCATCCGGGACATTTCGATCCCAAGGGCAAGCCGCCATCGCCCTTCACCATTGAGGTGATCAAACAGGCGCGGGAAGCTCTGCCATTCTCCGACACCCGCGATTTCGATGAAAACAATAAGGGCTTGATCGCCCCGATGAAGGATCTTCAAATCATGGCGGATGCCGGTCATGTCGCCTGGGACATGGAGCAATATCAGTTTATCGATCAACAGGGTGACTTCGACAGCATTCATCCCTCGCTGCATCGGATCGCCAAGCTCAACAACAACTACGGTCTCTATGAAGTCGTGCCGGGCTTCTATCAGGTGCGCGGCCTGGATCTGGCCCAAATTTCATTCGTCCGGGGCAAGCGGGGCTGGATCGCGCTGGATCCTCTCGTCAGTGCGGAAACGGCGCGGGCGGGCCTGAAGCTGTTGCAGGAACATATCGGCGAGGGCCGTCCCGTCACGGCTGTGATCTATTCGCATGACCATGCCGACCACTGGGGCGGTGTACGCGGCATTGTCGAGGAGGCGGACGTGCGCGCTGGCAAGGTCGAGATCATTGCCCCCGACGGCTTCATGGAGGCCTTGGTCTCGGAGAACGTCTTTGCCGGGAATGCCATGAACCGCCGACTCTTCTACCAGTACGGCACGCTGCTGCCGCGCAGCCCCTATGGGTATGTCAGTCAGGGGCTCGGCCAGGGTGTCTCGTCCGGTGCCGTGGGCCTGATCGCGCCGACCCGATTCATCACCAAGCCCATCGAGGAGATCACGGTCGATGGCGTCAAGATGGTCTTCCAACTCACGCCCAATACCGAAGCACCGACCGAAATGAATACCTGGTTTCCCGACACCAAGGTGCTCTGGATGGCCGAAAACGTGATGGCCGGGCTGCATAACATCTATACCCTGCGCGGCGCGCCGGTGCGCAACGCGCTGAACTGGTCGAAATATCTGAATCAGTCGCTCCACCTGTTCGGCACCCAGGCCGAGGTCATGTTCGCTGCCCATCATTGGCCGCGCTGGGGCAATGACCGCATTCAGGACGTGCTCCGCGCCCAACGCGATCTCTACGCCAACCTGAACAACCAGGTGCTGCATCTGGCCAATCAGGGCGTGACCATCAACGAGATCCACAATGTCTACGAGCTGCCGAAGAGCTTGCAGCAAAACTGGTACACCCGTGGTTATCACGGCTCGCCTGAACACAACAGCCGGGGCGTCATCCAACGCTTCCTCGGTTTCTGGGATGCCAACCCGGCCACGCTCATCCCGCTCTCGCCCAGCGATTCGGCTCCGCTGTATGTCGAGATGATGGGCGGCGCGGACAAGATTCTGGCCCGTGGCCGGCAACTCATCGACGAGGGTGCCTATCTCTATGCCAACGAGATCCTGAATAAGCTGGTACAGGCCGAACCGCAGAATCAGACCGCGAAGGAACTGCTGGCAGACAGCTTCGAGCAATTTGGCTACCAGCAGGAAAACCCCGGCCTGCGCAACAGCTTCCTGGCCGGTGCCTACGAGCTGCGCAATGGTATCCCGCAGGGCGAGATCGCCCAGACCGCTGGTGCCGATACGATCCGGGCCATGTCCACCGGACTCTGGCTCGACTTTCTCGGCATTCGCATGGACAGCCGCCAGGCCGAGGGGATGCGCTACACGATCAACCTCATCACCCCGGACAACGGCGAGAAATACCTGATCGAGCTGGAGAACGCGACGCTGACCAATATCCAGGGCTTTCAGGCCGACAAGCCCGATCTGACCCTCACCATCAATCGCTCGGATCTGGAGCAGACCATGATGGGTCTGAAGACCCTGCGCGCGCAGGTTGAAGCGGGCACTGCCGAGGCCACGGGCGACATCGATATCCTGGATAAGATCGCCGCGACCATGGTCGATTTTGATCCACGCTTCGAGATCCTGCCCGGCACCAAGGCGAGAGAGGCCGAGGGTGAGCCGGCCGATCCATTCAAGGTCGAAGTTGGCAACCCGATTGCCGAGTAG
- a CDS encoding basic amino acid/polyamine antiporter — protein MAAEQTFSRLTLTAMVVGSMVGAGIFSLPARFGGATGPFGAIIAWLIAGGGMLMLAFVFQSLAVRKPELDAGIYAYARAGFGNYLGFAAAFGFWAGTCLGNTTYFVLIKSTLGAIVPMFGDGNTPSAIFFSSLILWSVHFMILRGIKEAAFINQVVTVAKILPIFLFIIILVFAFKADLFAASFWGGGAYSAAEIFNQVRGTMLVTVFVFIGIEGASVYSRFARKREDVGWATVMGFIGVLCLLVMVTLLPYGVMLRPELAELRQPSMAGVLRFVVGDWGAWFVSIGLIVSVLGAYLAWSLLAAEVLYSASRSELVPKWLGRENRNGVPATALWLTNILVQIFLISTFFAQEAFNLALEMTSAMTLIPYVLVAGYALKLALTRETYAPGSRDLARDLIWAAIATLYTIFMLVAGGLTHVLLSCILFAPGTLLFIFARREQGRKVFTTIEIGLFAIICIGAAIGVYALVTGLITI, from the coding sequence ATGGCCGCAGAGCAGACATTCTCCCGCCTGACCCTGACCGCCATGGTCGTCGGATCCATGGTGGGAGCCGGCATCTTTTCGCTTCCCGCCCGATTCGGCGGTGCAACCGGGCCCTTCGGCGCCATCATCGCCTGGCTGATCGCCGGGGGCGGCATGCTGATGCTCGCCTTCGTCTTCCAGTCGCTGGCCGTGCGCAAGCCCGAACTGGATGCCGGTATCTACGCCTATGCCAGGGCAGGCTTCGGCAACTATCTGGGTTTCGCGGCCGCCTTCGGATTCTGGGCCGGCACCTGTCTCGGCAACACCACCTATTTCGTACTCATCAAGTCGACCCTGGGGGCCATCGTCCCGATGTTCGGCGATGGCAATACGCCGAGTGCCATCTTCTTTTCCTCCCTGATCCTCTGGTCGGTCCACTTCATGATTCTGCGTGGAATCAAAGAGGCCGCGTTCATCAACCAGGTCGTGACCGTCGCCAAGATCCTCCCGATTTTCCTGTTCATCATCATTCTGGTCTTTGCCTTCAAGGCCGATCTGTTCGCGGCCAGCTTCTGGGGCGGCGGGGCCTACAGCGCAGCCGAGATCTTCAATCAGGTACGGGGCACCATGCTGGTCACGGTCTTCGTCTTCATCGGAATCGAGGGCGCCAGCGTCTACTCCCGCTTTGCCAGAAAGCGCGAGGACGTGGGCTGGGCGACCGTCATGGGCTTCATCGGCGTGCTCTGCCTGCTGGTGATGGTCACCCTGCTGCCCTACGGCGTGATGCTGCGGCCCGAATTGGCCGAACTGCGTCAACCCTCAATGGCAGGGGTTCTGAGGTTCGTCGTCGGCGACTGGGGTGCCTGGTTCGTCAGTATCGGACTCATCGTGTCGGTGCTTGGCGCCTACCTGGCCTGGTCACTGCTGGCCGCCGAGGTCCTGTATTCCGCCTCCAGGAGCGAGCTGGTGCCGAAATGGCTGGGCCGCGAGAACAGGAACGGGGTACCCGCGACCGCGCTCTGGCTCACCAATATCCTGGTCCAGATATTCCTGATCTCGACGTTCTTCGCGCAGGAGGCATTCAACCTGGCACTGGAGATGACCAGCGCCATGACGCTGATCCCCTATGTGCTGGTCGCGGGCTATGCACTGAAGCTTGCCCTGACACGGGAGACCTATGCGCCCGGATCCAGGGATCTGGCCCGCGACCTGATCTGGGCCGCCATCGCCACCCTCTATACGATCTTCATGCTCGTCGCGGGCGGACTCACTCATGTGCTGCTGTCCTGCATCCTCTTCGCGCCCGGCACGCTGTTATTCATCTTTGCCAGACGCGAGCAGGGCCGCAAGGTCTTCACCACGATCGAGATCGGCCTCTTCGCCATCATCTGCATCGGGGCGGCGATCGGCGTCTACGCGCTGGTCACCGGTCTGATCACCATTTAA